The following are encoded in a window of Rosa chinensis cultivar Old Blush chromosome 4, RchiOBHm-V2, whole genome shotgun sequence genomic DNA:
- the LOC112200202 gene encoding amino acid transporter AVT1H, translated as MFKWFQSKCLPHQNQVASESVHGRNLALNELGCSVCLEENKVCKCEQSFESCKKVDSDVSDDKQHGESNNSVTHAVINMTGMLIGLGQLSTPYAIESGGWVSAFLMIGLGVVCAYCSHLLGKCLDKHPKSRSYTDIGQNAFGTKGKLLAATFIYLEIFMALVSYTISLHDNINRVFSGTQVQIPWAKLSRSQLLTLVAVLIALPSLWLRDLSSISFLSFGGVLMSVAIFSSVACTGIFGGVKANHSIPVLQIQNIPAISGLYIFSYAGHIVFPNLYKAMKDPSKFTKVSIISFSLVTLLYGALAFMGAKLFGPQVNPQITLSMPPHLIVTKIALWATVLTPITKYALEFAPMAIQLEHNLPDSMSSRTKLIVRGTAGSFLLLVILALALSVPYFQYVLSLTGSLVSIAICVIFPCAFYLKICWAQISRPLLVLNFTLIAFGFVLGVFGTISSSKLLMQNLSSAH; from the exons ATGTTCAAGTGGTTTCAATCAAAGTGTCTTCCGCACCAAAACCAAGTTGCTAGTGAGTCGGTGCATGGCAGGAACTTGGCTCTGAATGAACTAGGCTGCAGTGTTTGCCTGGAGGAAAACAAAGTGTGCAAATGTGAGCAAAGTTTCGAGAGCTGTAAGAAAGTCGACTCAGATGTTAGCGATGATAAGCAACATGGAGAGTCCAATAATTCTGTTACTCATGCTGTGATCAACATGACTGGGATGCTCATAG GTTTGGGGCAGTTATCAACTCCATATGCCATAGAATCTGGAGGGTGGGTTTCTGCATTCTTAATGATTGGACTTGGTGTTGTATGTGCTTATTGTTCTCATCTACTCGGGAAATGCCTAGACAAACATCCCAAGTCAAGAAGCTACACAGATATTGGACAGAATGCATTTGGAACCAAAGGAAAACTCCTAGCAGCAACCTTCATTTACTTGGAGATCTTCATGGCCCTTGTGTCCTACACCATCTCATTGCATGACAACATAAACAGAGTTTTCTCGGGGACCCAAGTTCAGATTCCATGGGCCAAGTTATCGAGATCTCAGCTCCTGACGTTGGTGGCGGTTCTGATTGCTCTGCCAAGTCTGTGGTTGAGAGATCTCTCTTCCATATCATTCCTTTCCTTTGGTGGTGTTCTCATGTCAGTTGCCATTTTTTCATCAGTGGCATGCACAGGCATTTTTGGAGGGGTGAAAGCTAATCATAGTATACCAGTCCTTCAGATTCAAAACATTCCTGCAATATCTGGCCTTTATATCTTCAGCTATGCAGGACATATTGTCTTTCCTAATTTATACAAGGCCATGAAAGATCCTTCCAAGTTCACCAAG GTATCTATAATAAGCTTCAGCTTGGTCACTCTGCTTTACGGCGCTCTAGCCTTCATGGGTGCCAAGTTGTTTGGTCCCCAAGTAAATCCCCAAATCACTCTAAGCATGCCTCCCCATCTTATTGTTACAAAGATTGCACTATGGGCCACAGTGCTCACACCAATAACCAAATATGCTTTGGAATTTGCACCAATGGCAATCCAGCTGGAGCATAATCTCCCAGATTCCATGAGTTCAAGAACAAAGTTGATTGTGAGAGGTACTGCTGGTTCCTTTCTACTTCTGGTGATTCTCGCACTAGCTCTGTCAGTTCCATATTTTCAGTATGTTCTCAGCCTCACTGGATCCCTTGTAAGCATTGCTATTTGTGTCATTTTCCCTTGTGCCTTCTACCTCAAGATCTGTTGGGCTCAGATATCAAGGCCTCTTCTGGTCCTAAACTTCACCTTGATTGCATTTGGGTTTGTTCTTGGAGTGTTTGGAACCATTTCCTCATCAAAGTTGCTCATGCAGAATCTGAGCAGCGCTCACTGA